Proteins from a genomic interval of Actinoalloteichus hymeniacidonis:
- the ispG gene encoding flavodoxin-dependent (E)-4-hydroxy-3-methylbut-2-enyl-diphosphate synthase, with product MPTLPPPVLAPRRQTRQLQVGSVGVGSQHPVSVQSMTTTVTADVNATLQQIAELTASGCDIVRVACPTQDDADALATIAAKSQIPVIADIHFQPKYVFAAIEAGCAAVRVNPGNIKKFDDKVKEIAHAARDHKTPIRIGVNAGSLDPRLLAKHGKATPEALVESALWEASLFAEHDFHDIKISVKHNDPVVMVRAYELLSEACDYPLHLGVTEAGPAFQGTIKSAVAFGALLRQGIGDTIRVSLSAPPVEEIKVGTQILQSLNLRPRKLEIVSCPSCGRAQVDVYTLAEEVTAGLEGMEVPLRVAVMGCVVNGPGEAREADLGVASGNGKGQIFVKGKVIKTVPEHQIVETLIDEAMRIAEETEAAGEDAEAIAGGTGPVVSVVGGQPL from the coding sequence ATGCCCACGCTGCCACCACCCGTGCTCGCCCCTCGGCGGCAGACCCGCCAACTCCAGGTCGGTTCCGTCGGCGTCGGCAGTCAGCACCCCGTCTCGGTGCAGTCGATGACGACGACGGTGACTGCTGATGTGAATGCGACGTTGCAGCAGATTGCGGAGTTGACGGCGTCGGGGTGTGACATCGTGCGGGTGGCGTGTCCGACGCAGGATGATGCGGATGCGTTGGCCACGATTGCGGCGAAGTCGCAGATTCCGGTGATCGCCGATATTCATTTCCAGCCGAAGTATGTGTTCGCCGCGATCGAGGCGGGGTGTGCGGCGGTGCGGGTGAATCCGGGCAATATCAAGAAGTTCGATGACAAGGTCAAAGAGATCGCCCACGCCGCCCGCGACCATAAGACTCCGATCCGGATCGGGGTGAATGCCGGATCCCTGGATCCGCGTCTGTTGGCCAAGCACGGCAAGGCCACCCCAGAGGCCCTGGTCGAGTCGGCGTTGTGGGAGGCGTCGCTGTTCGCGGAGCACGACTTCCACGACATCAAGATCTCGGTGAAGCACAACGATCCGGTCGTGATGGTCCGCGCTTACGAGTTGCTGTCGGAGGCCTGTGACTATCCGTTGCATCTGGGGGTCACCGAGGCGGGTCCGGCGTTCCAGGGCACGATCAAATCCGCCGTCGCGTTCGGGGCGTTGTTGCGGCAGGGCATCGGGGACACCATCCGGGTGTCGCTGTCGGCGCCGCCGGTGGAGGAGATCAAGGTCGGCACCCAGATCCTGCAATCCCTCAACCTGCGACCGAGGAAACTCGAGATCGTGTCGTGTCCGTCCTGCGGCCGCGCCCAGGTCGATGTGTACACCTTGGCCGAGGAGGTCACCGCGGGGTTGGAGGGCATGGAGGTCCCGCTGCGTGTCGCGGTGATGGGCTGCGTGGTCAACGGACCCGGCGAGGCACGCGAAGCCGACCTCGGAGTGGCCTCGGGTAACGGCAAGGGCCAGATCTTCGTCAAGGGCAAGGTCATCAAGACCGTCCCCGAACACCAGATCGTGGAAACCCTCATCGACGAAGCCATGCGCATCGCCGAGGAGACCGAGGCCGCAGGCGAGGACGCCGAGGCGATCGCCGGTGGCACGGGCCCGGTGGTCAGCGTCGTTGGGGGGCAGCCGTTGTGA
- a CDS encoding 1-deoxy-D-xylulose-5-phosphate synthase: MTTTTLLSHITSPQRLKELPPERLGTLATEIREFLIDKVCRAGGHLGPNLGVVELTIALHRVFDSPTDRIVFDTGHQSYVHKILTGRHDDFDSLRTAGGLSGYPNQAESPHDHVENSHASTALSYADGLARAVRLRGEDSRVVAVIGDGALTGGLAWEAMNNLGRGEHPVVIVLNDNGRSYEPTVGGLADHLAELRRPGSTGRNLFEDVGLAYLGPVDGHDTAAVEEACRQAVRLCRPVVVHCVTEKGRGYSHAEQDVADHMHGIGVIDPETGRSSRKSAPTWTAVFGQEMAAIGATHPEVVALTAAMLRPVGLHAFAQRFPDRIVDVGIAEQHAMTSAAGLAMGGLHPVVCLYATFLNRAIDQVLMDIALHRLPVTIVLDRAGVTGPDGASHHGMWDLALLSAVPGMRVAAPRDSVQLARQLSEAVAITDGPTALRFPKAAAGDEIAAVGTMDGLDILHRSRSLPLDVLLVCTGVLAGPAKHAAESIAEDGIGVTVVDPRWLLPVNPTLVHLASRHRVVLTVEDGMRVGGFGSAVAQACSDARVSAPVRNLGLPREFLDHGSRGAILAEHGLTAESIAATARALLEASTEGQTTPFEGILR; this comes from the coding sequence ATGACAACCACCACATTGCTCAGCCATATCACCAGCCCGCAGCGCCTCAAAGAGCTCCCACCGGAGCGGCTTGGCACGCTGGCGACCGAGATCAGAGAGTTCCTCATCGACAAGGTCTGCCGGGCAGGTGGGCATCTCGGTCCGAATCTGGGCGTGGTCGAGTTGACCATCGCGCTGCACCGGGTGTTCGACTCGCCGACCGACCGCATCGTCTTCGACACCGGCCATCAGTCCTACGTGCACAAGATCCTCACCGGGCGGCACGACGACTTCGACTCGCTGCGCACGGCGGGCGGGTTGTCCGGCTATCCGAACCAGGCCGAGTCGCCGCACGACCACGTCGAGAACTCGCATGCCTCGACCGCGCTGTCCTATGCCGACGGCCTGGCCAGGGCGGTCCGGTTGCGCGGCGAGGACAGCCGGGTGGTCGCCGTCATCGGTGACGGTGCGCTGACCGGCGGTCTGGCCTGGGAGGCGATGAACAACCTCGGTCGCGGCGAGCATCCCGTGGTGATCGTGCTCAACGACAACGGTCGCTCCTATGAGCCCACGGTGGGCGGCCTCGCCGATCACCTCGCCGAACTGCGGCGACCGGGATCGACCGGACGAAACCTGTTCGAGGACGTCGGCCTGGCCTATCTCGGTCCGGTGGACGGCCACGACACCGCCGCCGTAGAGGAGGCGTGTCGGCAGGCCGTGCGGCTGTGCAGGCCCGTGGTCGTCCACTGTGTCACCGAGAAGGGCCGGGGCTACTCCCACGCCGAGCAGGATGTGGCCGACCACATGCACGGAATCGGCGTCATCGACCCGGAGACCGGCCGGTCGAGCCGGAAATCCGCGCCGACCTGGACTGCGGTCTTCGGCCAGGAGATGGCCGCGATCGGCGCGACGCATCCCGAGGTGGTGGCGCTGACCGCCGCGATGCTGCGTCCCGTCGGGTTGCACGCGTTCGCGCAACGCTTCCCCGATCGCATCGTGGACGTGGGAATCGCCGAGCAACACGCGATGACCAGCGCGGCGGGCTTGGCCATGGGCGGCCTGCATCCGGTGGTCTGCCTGTACGCGACCTTCCTCAACCGCGCCATCGACCAGGTGTTGATGGACATCGCCCTGCACCGGCTGCCGGTCACCATCGTCCTGGACCGGGCGGGCGTCACCGGACCGGACGGCGCCAGCCACCACGGCATGTGGGATCTCGCGCTGCTCAGTGCGGTGCCCGGGATGCGCGTCGCGGCACCGCGCGACTCCGTGCAGCTCGCGAGACAACTGAGCGAGGCGGTGGCGATCACCGACGGCCCGACCGCGCTGCGATTCCCGAAGGCCGCCGCAGGGGACGAGATCGCTGCCGTCGGCACGATGGACGGACTCGACATCCTGCACCGGAGCCGGTCGCTGCCGCTGGACGTGCTGCTGGTGTGTACCGGGGTGCTGGCCGGTCCGGCGAAACATGCTGCGGAGTCGATCGCCGAGGACGGCATCGGGGTGACCGTGGTCGATCCCCGGTGGCTGCTGCCGGTGAATCCCACGCTCGTCCACCTGGCCTCCCGGCATCGGGTGGTACTCACCGTCGAGGACGGGATGCGGGTCGGCGGCTTCGGTTCCGCAGTCGCCCAGGCCTGTTCGGATGCGCGGGTGTCCGCCCCGGTGCGCAATCTCGGACTGCCGCGCGAGTTCCTCGATCACGGAAGCCGCGGCGCCATCCTCGCCGAGCACGGCCTCACCGCCGAGTCCATCGCCGCAACGGCGAGAGCGCTGCTCGAAGCCTCCACCGAAGGCCAGACCACTCCGTTCGAAGGGATACTGCGGTGA
- a CDS encoding helix-turn-helix transcriptional regulator, whose amino-acid sequence MSSVRVLVLASDPLSRMAIVGHLDAQPRIEVVAVEQQQRAGLDVIVFVADRVNVEALGRLRRMKAILSAPVVLVTGEIGSADVFTVVESNVVAVLPRQTITGPQIEEAVLTAAAGGGMLPSAMLGELLKQVKRLQHEVLLPHGLHASGLNAREIEVLRLMSDGLDTAEIAVKLGYSERLVKRVISTVTSRLGLHNRPHAVAYALRKGVI is encoded by the coding sequence GTGAGCTCCGTAAGAGTGCTCGTGCTGGCCTCCGATCCGCTCTCCCGGATGGCGATCGTCGGCCACCTCGATGCACAGCCCAGGATCGAGGTGGTCGCCGTCGAGCAGCAGCAGCGGGCAGGCCTCGACGTGATCGTGTTCGTCGCCGACCGAGTCAACGTCGAGGCACTGGGACGCCTCCGCCGGATGAAGGCGATCCTGTCCGCGCCGGTGGTGCTCGTCACCGGAGAGATCGGCAGCGCCGACGTGTTCACCGTCGTGGAGTCCAACGTCGTCGCGGTGCTTCCCCGACAGACCATCACCGGGCCGCAGATCGAGGAAGCGGTGCTGACGGCCGCCGCCGGGGGCGGGATGCTGCCCTCGGCGATGCTCGGCGAACTACTCAAGCAGGTCAAGCGACTGCAACACGAGGTGCTGCTGCCGCACGGTCTGCACGCCTCCGGCCTCAACGCCAGGGAGATCGAGGTCCTCCGGCTGATGTCGGACGGCCTGGACACGGCGGAGATCGCCGTCAAACTCGGTTACTCGGAACGGCTGGTCAAGCGGGTCATCTCCACGGTGACCAGTCGACTGGGGCTGCACAATCGGCCGCACGCGGTGGCCTACGCCCTGCGTAAGGGCGTCATCTAG